One Microcoleus sp. AS-A8 DNA window includes the following coding sequences:
- a CDS encoding PleD family two-component system response regulator, producing MNPVSLPEAPSVILVVDDDPSMRQVLRRVMEKDGYQVVEATNGEQGLEVYKRLKPQLILLDALMPVMDGFACCTHLQTLINDPVSEEEAFINVDCLNGASRTPVLMITGLDDQASVDRAFAVGATDYVTKPIHFAVLRQRVRRLIQQSQLYQKLQIANRELQRLASLDGLTGVANRRRFDEYMDIEWQRMAKENLPLSLILCDIDFFKKYNDTYGHQAGDACLRQVADALRFCAKRSVDLVARYGGEEFAVILPNIKVSAAAQVAEEMRSVVNALQIPHVQSGVSQHVTLSLGIACIDPTPSTSPAMLIAAADAALYQAKAAGRNRWFTQIPAS from the coding sequence ATGAACCCAGTTTCTCTCCCCGAAGCCCCATCGGTCATTCTGGTCGTGGATGACGACCCCTCAATGCGCCAAGTGTTACGCCGAGTGATGGAAAAAGATGGCTATCAGGTGGTCGAGGCGACGAATGGTGAACAAGGCTTAGAAGTTTACAAACGCCTTAAACCGCAACTGATCTTGTTAGATGCGCTGATGCCCGTAATGGACGGCTTTGCTTGCTGTACCCATCTGCAAACGCTAATCAATGACCCTGTATCCGAGGAGGAGGCTTTTATCAATGTTGATTGCCTCAACGGTGCGTCCCGAACGCCTGTGCTGATGATTACCGGACTCGACGATCAAGCGTCTGTAGACCGGGCTTTTGCCGTTGGAGCCACCGATTATGTCACGAAGCCGATTCATTTTGCCGTGCTGCGTCAGCGGGTACGCCGACTCATCCAGCAATCTCAGCTTTATCAAAAACTACAGATAGCTAATCGGGAGTTGCAGCGTCTGGCGTCTCTCGACGGACTGACAGGGGTAGCCAACCGACGCCGATTTGATGAATACATGGACATAGAATGGCAGCGCATGGCGAAGGAAAATTTGCCCTTATCTCTGATACTTTGCGATATCGACTTTTTTAAGAAATATAACGATACCTACGGTCATCAAGCCGGGGATGCCTGTTTACGTCAGGTTGCCGATGCCCTACGTTTTTGTGCAAAGCGTTCTGTGGATTTAGTAGCTCGGTATGGGGGCGAAGAATTTGCCGTGATTCTGCCGAACATCAAAGTATCGGCGGCGGCTCAAGTGGCGGAGGAAATGCGGAGTGTTGTTAACGCTTTACAAATTCCCCATGTTCAATCAGGGGTGAGTCAGCATGTCACGCTCAGTCTCGGCATTGCCTGTATTGACCCGACGCCGAGTACTTCCCCCGCCATGCTCATTGCCGCTGCTGATGCGGCTTTATATCAGGCTAAAGCCGCAGGACGCAATCGCTGGTTTACCCAGATTCCAGCGTCCTGA
- a CDS encoding porin family protein: MKLTLKSIVTFAALAVTVIAPTLLSAGQASADPVKGTKADYIGAGVSAGVTNGGSATGGDAATFGGNIQGRLTTQKAPVSVRGAVLFSDDTSAIMPIVTYDVPVAKNTNVYVGGGYSFVEKTGEATPLGNKNAPVVTVGAESQIGKNLVIYGDTKWGVDAYQNSPADAVSFQAGAGLKF; the protein is encoded by the coding sequence ATGAAACTCACACTTAAGTCAATTGTCACCTTTGCCGCATTAGCTGTTACCGTAATCGCTCCTACGTTACTTTCTGCGGGTCAAGCCTCAGCCGACCCCGTTAAAGGCACAAAGGCTGACTACATCGGTGCTGGTGTATCAGCAGGTGTCACCAATGGGGGTAGTGCAACAGGTGGAGACGCTGCAACCTTCGGTGGCAATATTCAAGGCCGTTTAACAACTCAAAAGGCACCCGTTTCTGTACGTGGCGCTGTCCTATTCAGCGATGATACTAGCGCTATCATGCCAATAGTTACCTATGATGTTCCTGTCGCTAAGAACACCAATGTTTATGTTGGTGGTGGATATTCTTTCGTTGAAAAAACAGGAGAGGCGACACCTCTGGGTAACAAGAATGCTCCCGTTGTGACCGTTGGTGCAGAATCACAGATAGGTAAAAATCTAGTTATCTATGGTGACACCAAGTGGGGTGTTGATGCTTACCAAAATAGCCCTGCTGATGCTGTCAGTTTCCAAGCTGGTGCTGGCTTGAAATTCTAA
- the sir gene encoding sulfite reductase, ferredoxin dependent: MVNTPTSPSVQKRSKNEELKERSNYLREPVATELLQDTTRFTEDAIQILKFHGSYQQDNRDNRAKGQEKDYQFMLRTRSPGGFIPPELYLTLDRLSQEYGNQTLRATTRQGFQIHGILKKNLKTVFASIIRNMGSTLGACGDLNRNIMAPPAPYKNRPEYQYAWEYANHIADLLTPQTGAYYELWLDGEKVISAEEAPEVKAARERNINGTNLPDPEEPIYGQHYMPRKFKIAVTVPGDNSIDLYTQDVSLVVITNKKGKLEGFNVLAGGGLGRTHNKEDTFVRMADAIGYVSKEDVYDLVKAIVATQRDYGDRANRRHSRMKYLLHDWGVEKFTAKVEEYFGKKIAPYKPLPAFKYEDYLGWNEQGDGKLFLGISIDNGRVKDEGTFRLKSALREIVQQYSLPMRLTASHNIILYDIEPSQQLAIEQLLEQHGIQISPEEIEPLVRYSMACPALPTCGLAITESERAIPGIIERIRALLDKVGLENEHFVVRMTGCPNGCARPYMAELGFVGSAPESYQVWLGGSPDQTRLAQAYVDRMPIHELELFLEPIFVFFKKERKPGEKFGDFCDRVGFEAIRQFTVEYESPKLDSQSDTGLVNEVIMLEPSAVAVAMGKTRYRVGVRDELYKRLKDTATKQGKTMTELAAEALEAYLKDI; the protein is encoded by the coding sequence ATGGTTAACACTCCGACTTCCCCCTCAGTGCAAAAACGATCTAAAAATGAAGAACTCAAAGAACGCAGCAACTACTTACGTGAACCAGTAGCTACTGAGCTGTTGCAAGATACCACGCGCTTCACAGAAGATGCCATTCAAATTCTCAAGTTTCACGGCTCTTACCAGCAGGACAACCGGGATAATCGAGCCAAGGGTCAGGAAAAAGACTATCAGTTCATGCTGCGTACCCGTAGTCCAGGTGGGTTCATTCCCCCAGAGCTGTATCTGACCCTCGATCGCCTATCCCAAGAATATGGCAACCAGACCCTAAGAGCGACGACTCGCCAAGGCTTTCAAATTCACGGCATTCTCAAGAAGAATCTTAAAACCGTATTCGCCTCAATTATCCGCAACATGGGGTCAACCTTGGGGGCTTGTGGTGACCTAAACCGCAATATCATGGCTCCCCCTGCACCGTATAAAAATCGACCCGAATATCAGTATGCCTGGGAATATGCCAATCATATTGCCGACTTGCTGACGCCTCAGACGGGCGCTTATTACGAGCTTTGGCTGGATGGCGAAAAGGTAATCAGTGCCGAGGAAGCGCCAGAAGTGAAGGCGGCGCGGGAACGCAATATCAACGGAACCAACCTCCCCGATCCAGAGGAACCGATTTACGGGCAACATTACATGCCCCGGAAGTTTAAGATTGCGGTGACGGTACCGGGGGATAACTCGATTGACCTCTACACTCAAGATGTCAGTCTAGTCGTCATTACCAATAAAAAGGGAAAACTAGAGGGATTCAATGTTCTGGCTGGTGGCGGTTTAGGACGCACTCACAATAAAGAAGATACGTTTGTGCGGATGGCGGACGCAATTGGCTATGTGTCGAAGGAGGATGTCTACGACTTAGTCAAGGCGATTGTAGCCACGCAACGGGATTATGGTGATCGCGCCAATCGTCGTCACTCCCGCATGAAATACCTCCTCCATGATTGGGGTGTGGAGAAGTTCACCGCCAAAGTTGAGGAATACTTCGGCAAGAAGATTGCCCCCTACAAGCCACTGCCCGCGTTCAAATACGAAGATTACCTGGGATGGAACGAGCAGGGAGATGGCAAGCTATTTTTGGGAATTTCCATTGATAATGGTCGGGTGAAAGATGAAGGCACCTTCCGTCTCAAATCAGCGCTACGAGAAATTGTTCAGCAATATTCCCTACCCATGCGGCTGACGGCAAGTCACAATATCATCCTTTATGACATTGAACCCTCCCAGCAATTGGCGATCGAGCAGCTTCTGGAGCAACATGGCATCCAAATTTCTCCAGAAGAGATTGAACCCTTAGTCCGTTATTCCATGGCGTGCCCAGCCCTCCCGACATGCGGGTTAGCCATTACGGAGTCAGAACGAGCGATTCCGGGTATCATCGAGCGAATTCGAGCGCTTTTAGACAAAGTGGGTTTAGAAAACGAGCATTTTGTCGTGCGGATGACCGGTTGCCCCAATGGTTGTGCTCGCCCTTATATGGCAGAGTTAGGTTTTGTCGGTAGTGCGCCGGAGAGTTATCAAGTGTGGCTGGGAGGTTCACCCGATCAGACACGGCTGGCACAAGCCTATGTGGATCGGATGCCCATTCATGAGTTGGAATTGTTCTTAGAGCCGATTTTCGTCTTCTTTAAGAAAGAGCGTAAACCGGGGGAAAAGTTCGGAGATTTTTGCGATCGCGTCGGTTTTGAGGCCATCCGCCAGTTTACGGTTGAGTATGAGTCTCCCAAGCTCGATTCTCAATCGGATACGGGCTTAGTTAATGAAGTCATTATGCTAGAACCCTCGGCAGTAGCTGTTGCGATGGGAAAAACACGCTATCGGGTTGGTGTGCGGGATGAACTCTACAAGCGTCTCAAGGATACAGCTACCAAGCAAGGCAAGACGATGACTGAGCTAGCAGCCGAAGCGTTGGAAGCTTACTTAAAGGACATTTAA
- a CDS encoding translation initiation factor: MVDGFFKKVIDAVTGDEGQVREEGDYYQQARPASEDPYGDPGDYGSYGDVRPASEDPYGDPAAYGSYGDVRPASEDPYGDPGGYGDSGQFGDVRPASEDPYGDPGGYGDSGQFGDVRPASEDPYGDPADGNYGQFGDVRPASEDPYGDPADQENYY, translated from the coding sequence ATGGTGGATGGATTTTTCAAAAAGGTAATAGACGCGGTCACTGGAGATGAAGGGCAAGTTCGGGAAGAGGGTGACTACTATCAGCAGGCTCGCCCCGCCAGTGAAGACCCCTATGGTGATCCGGGAGATTACGGTTCCTACGGTGATGTCCGTCCCGCCAGTGAAGACCCCTACGGTGACCCAGCAGCTTACGGTTCCTACGGTGATGTCCGTCCTGCCAGTGAAGACCCCTACGGTGACCCAGGCGGGTATGGCGACTCCGGGCAATTCGGCGACGTCCGTCCTGCAAGCGAAGACCCCTACGGTGACCCAGGCGGGTATGGCGACTCCGGGCAATTCGGCGATGTTCGCCCTGCAAGCGAAGACCCCTACGGTGACCCAGCAGATGGTAACTACGGGCAATTCGGAGATGTTCGCCCCGCTAGCGAAGACCCCTACGGCGACCCGGCAGATCAGGAAAACTATTACTAA
- a CDS encoding S8 family peptidase: MRKFLIACLFILGLLFAPFNFKGLANQGEFESIVLDFREDVPAAEIDAKVNLLAAQYGLEPRLNSEFSAPDHVYIARGDRKTIAQLKKLGLGKFTEFIEPNYIYKISEVPNDPDYGQQWNLRQINVESAWDDTKGSGVTVAVIDTGISPVPDLKDTKFVNGYDFVNDRAEAFDDNGHGTHVAGTVAQSTNNNYGVAGIAYEATLMPLKVLSGGGGGTVADIAESIRFAADNGADVINMSLGGGGESQLMKEAIDYAHQKGVVIIAAAGNSNDNSASYPARYPHVIGVSALDSAGTKAPYSNFGAGVDISAPGGSEVGKILQETIDPQTGEPIFAGFQGTSMASPHVAGVAALIKAAGIKEPDEIADILTKSARVIQQDPLNHFGAGHLDAAAAVKLAIKGQITFKDFFRWLRDNGYLNPRFWIDGGTVMLLPKIAMVLGSYLLAWFLRNYLPIWSLSLTTGLVAGSSGLFVLRGLYIFDLPQWPFRVMGSSIPELGSAIQGSSMLNPIFASVLIPFILLALLLGHQQWKWVAIGSALGVASCLAVSAVMSPSLLWLGSGVVARVFLVANALLCFGLAYLASKGEMKTA; encoded by the coding sequence ATGAGAAAGTTTTTGATAGCGTGTTTGTTTATATTGGGGCTGCTTTTTGCCCCATTTAACTTTAAGGGTTTAGCGAATCAGGGGGAGTTTGAGTCGATTGTGCTGGACTTCCGGGAAGATGTGCCAGCGGCTGAGATTGACGCGAAAGTCAATTTACTGGCTGCCCAGTACGGACTGGAACCTCGCCTGAATAGTGAATTTTCAGCTCCTGACCATGTATATATTGCCAGAGGCGATCGCAAAACCATCGCCCAACTGAAAAAGTTAGGCTTGGGCAAGTTCACGGAATTTATTGAACCGAACTATATCTATAAAATCTCCGAGGTGCCCAACGACCCCGACTACGGTCAGCAGTGGAACCTGCGGCAGATCAACGTTGAATCGGCGTGGGACGATACAAAGGGCAGTGGTGTCACAGTTGCAGTCATTGACACCGGCATTAGCCCTGTCCCCGATTTGAAAGATACAAAGTTTGTCAACGGCTACGACTTCGTCAACGATCGAGCCGAGGCATTCGATGACAATGGTCATGGTACCCACGTTGCTGGAACGGTGGCTCAATCTACCAACAACAATTATGGCGTTGCCGGGATTGCTTACGAAGCGACTCTAATGCCGTTAAAAGTATTGAGTGGAGGTGGCGGCGGTACAGTAGCGGATATCGCCGAATCGATTCGCTTTGCCGCTGACAACGGTGCCGATGTCATTAATATGAGTCTCGGTGGCGGCGGTGAAAGCCAGTTGATGAAAGAAGCGATCGACTACGCCCACCAAAAAGGAGTTGTCATCATCGCCGCGGCTGGTAATTCCAATGACAATTCAGCCTCTTACCCCGCCCGCTATCCTCATGTTATCGGCGTTTCCGCGCTGGATTCCGCTGGTACCAAAGCCCCCTACTCCAACTTTGGCGCAGGTGTGGATATCTCAGCACCCGGTGGCAGTGAAGTCGGTAAGATTTTACAAGAAACCATCGACCCACAAACCGGTGAACCCATTTTCGCTGGCTTCCAAGGAACCAGTATGGCCTCTCCCCACGTTGCCGGGGTGGCAGCCTTAATCAAAGCGGCTGGGATCAAAGAACCGGATGAAATTGCCGATATCTTGACAAAATCGGCACGAGTCATCCAACAAGACCCCCTCAATCACTTTGGTGCCGGCCATCTCGATGCTGCCGCTGCTGTGAAGTTGGCAATCAAAGGACAAATCACTTTCAAGGACTTCTTCCGCTGGTTACGGGATAACGGTTATCTCAATCCTCGTTTCTGGATTGACGGTGGAACGGTGATGTTACTGCCTAAAATCGCGATGGTTCTGGGTTCTTATCTGCTGGCTTGGTTCCTGCGGAATTACTTACCGATCTGGAGTTTGTCACTCACCACTGGCCTAGTGGCGGGGAGTTCTGGATTGTTTGTCCTGCGTGGTCTTTATATCTTCGACCTGCCGCAGTGGCCGTTCCGAGTGATGGGCAGTTCCATTCCCGAACTGGGTAGCGCTATTCAAGGTAGCAGTATGCTCAACCCCATTTTTGCCAGTGTGCTGATTCCGTTTATCTTACTCGCGTTGCTACTCGGACATCAGCAATGGAAGTGGGTGGCGATTGGGTCTGCCCTCGGTGTCGCGAGTTGTTTGGCGGTGAGTGCAGTAATGTCACCCAGCCTATTATGGTTGGGTAGCGGCGTTGTGGCTCGCGTCTTCCTCGTTGCCAATGCCCTCCTGTGCTTCGGACTTGCTTATCTAGCCTCGAAAGGAGAAATGAAAACGGCATGA
- a CDS encoding tetratricopeptide repeat protein, with the protein MHPRLYGFSLATVTLLVSLASPLYGQSSQSALSETSIKIPEDLAQVPSAQDRNIQAEQLLQQGIQQFRGGQFREALQTYQKALIIYQQLGDSARSLEAETLNNIGAVYIHLSQYAKALETLQQALVIQKEIKDRQGEGETLNNIGETYFDLRQYPKALEIFQQALAIRKEVKDRTGEGETLNNIGAVYTGLNQYPKALETLQQALAIRRQAGDTFREGESLARMGWVYNGLGEPSRALESLEQALAVNKKVGNRFWESVTILETGFVYSSQGKYSQSLALYPQALAMFQDMGYRQGEGLALLGIGIDYNFQQNYPQALESLSQALAIFREVKNRLEEKNTLASLGWVYHAQKDYAKAIEFFGQSLTLARELKDRQEEGQLLNNIGWSYYWLEDYPKAIDSYQQSLVIAREVQNRDLEANTLNRIAMAYYWMKDHNKAIEAYQQSLTVARETNNQQLERPILMNLGEVYHALEDYTKAIEYYQQSLAIARELKNPQGEAQALKSIGMSYYWLEDYSKAIDSYQQSLVIVRQVQNRALEASILNSLGDAYYWMKDYSKAVEVYQQSLTIARAIQNQRLEQEVLVNLGNTYQAQRDYSKAIESFQQSLTLARQRQNRQGERLSLSGLGLAYQAQKDYNKAIELYQQALTLARELQNRQGEWLMLTNLGWTYHDLGDYAKAVDYHTQSLRIANEMGDPKGKQLALFNMGFGHYWLNDYAQAIDYYEQSLALSRELKRRPDEANTLFQLGEVYSYIGDNNKAIDYYEQSLALSREIGERAGEGNALYTLGNAYRSLEKYTKARDYYQQGLVISRDIGNRNAEGNALSGLGSIYSDQGDYAQAIEYYQQSLALYKEIGNRYNQGVSLNKLGRSYLNLGDSAKAIEYYKQALAISQKSGELYGEGNTLSEIGVAYFRSGNLVEAENSLRAGIEALESIREKLGNKDEFKVSLFDMQSGIYRVLQNVLIAQNQPEEALEIAERGRARAFVELLASRLQVEGSAQPSNFQPPTIEQIKQIAKTQNATLVEYSIIQDQVKTQGKYGEKLFIWVVKPTGEIAFRSVELTPLLEKLNYSSLKELVASSRAFICGNECRGGLVAVQTAESAKGEGLQQLHQILIEPIADLLPTNVEDHVIFIPQTSLFLVPFPALQDASGKYLIEKHTILTAPSIQVLDLTQQQRQQVEARHSVPLQKNQALVLGNPTMPSVPPKIGEPPQPLPPLPGAEQEAIAVASILNTQAITGKQGTKSTIVAKMPSARIIHLATHGILDDIRGLGSAIALAPDPSASPIPTASGNAITKAQTPLAASAPTPVGTGGVNGLLSAEEILDLKLNAELVVLSACDTGRGRVTGDGVIGLSRALISAGVPSVIVSLWAVPDAPTASLMTHFYQNLQKYPDKAQALRQAMLTTLKQHPHPKNWASFTLIGEAE; encoded by the coding sequence ATGCATCCCCGTCTATACGGCTTTAGCCTTGCTACAGTCACTCTGCTTGTTTCTCTCGCCTCTCCCCTTTACGGGCAATCAAGCCAGTCTGCCTTATCAGAAACTTCAATCAAAATTCCAGAGGATTTAGCACAAGTACCAAGCGCTCAAGACCGAAACATTCAAGCAGAGCAACTGTTACAACAAGGAATTCAGCAGTTTCGTGGCGGTCAGTTTCGAGAAGCGTTACAGACGTATCAAAAAGCCCTGATAATTTATCAACAACTAGGCGATTCTGCCCGCTCTTTAGAAGCAGAAACCCTGAATAACATCGGGGCTGTTTACATCCATTTGAGCCAATATGCCAAAGCGCTGGAAACGTTGCAACAAGCGCTGGTTATTCAGAAAGAAATCAAAGACCGCCAGGGCGAAGGGGAAACACTTAATAATATTGGAGAAACTTACTTTGATCTACGTCAATATCCCAAAGCGTTAGAAATATTTCAGCAAGCGCTGGCGATTCGTAAAGAAGTAAAAGACCGCACGGGTGAAGGAGAAACGCTCAATAACATCGGCGCAGTTTATACAGGTTTGAATCAATATCCCAAAGCACTGGAAACCTTACAGCAAGCCTTGGCAATTCGTCGGCAGGCAGGCGATACCTTCAGAGAAGGAGAATCTCTTGCCAGGATGGGATGGGTTTACAACGGTTTGGGTGAACCGTCCCGTGCTTTAGAGTCTTTAGAGCAAGCCTTAGCTGTTAATAAAAAAGTTGGTAATCGCTTTTGGGAAAGCGTGACGATTCTTGAGACTGGATTCGTTTATAGCTCACAAGGAAAGTATTCTCAATCGCTGGCGCTGTACCCGCAAGCTTTGGCGATGTTCCAAGACATGGGTTATCGCCAGGGTGAAGGGCTTGCCTTGTTGGGCATTGGCATAGACTACAACTTTCAACAAAACTATCCTCAAGCGCTGGAATCTTTAAGCCAAGCTTTGGCAATTTTCAGGGAAGTTAAGAATCGATTGGAAGAGAAGAACACTCTAGCCAGTCTGGGATGGGTTTACCATGCTCAAAAAGACTATGCCAAAGCAATTGAGTTTTTCGGGCAGAGTTTGACCCTGGCACGAGAACTTAAAGACCGTCAGGAAGAAGGGCAACTTCTCAACAACATAGGATGGTCTTACTACTGGCTAGAAGACTACCCCAAGGCAATTGACTCCTACCAGCAGAGTTTGGTCATTGCACGAGAAGTTCAGAATCGTGATTTAGAAGCGAATACGCTTAACCGTATCGCGATGGCTTACTACTGGATGAAAGACCATAACAAAGCCATCGAAGCTTATCAGCAGAGTTTGACTGTTGCACGAGAAACTAACAACCAACAGTTAGAAAGACCAATTTTGATGAATCTAGGAGAGGTCTACCATGCCCTAGAAGACTATACCAAGGCTATTGAGTACTACCAACAGAGTTTAGCGATCGCACGAGAACTGAAAAACCCTCAAGGGGAAGCACAAGCTCTTAAAAGCATAGGAATGTCTTACTACTGGCTAGAAGATTACTCCAAAGCCATTGACTCCTATCAGCAGAGTTTGGTCATTGTACGACAAGTTCAGAATCGTGCTTTAGAAGCAAGTATCCTTAACAGTCTTGGGGATGCTTACTACTGGATGAAAGACTACTCCAAGGCGGTTGAGGTCTATCAACAAAGTTTGACAATTGCACGAGCAATCCAGAATCAACGGTTAGAACAAGAAGTTCTGGTGAATCTGGGAAATACTTACCAGGCCCAACGAGACTATAGCAAAGCGATCGAGTCTTTCCAGCAAAGTTTGACCCTGGCACGACAACGGCAAAACCGCCAAGGAGAACGGCTATCTCTGTCCGGTCTGGGATTGGCTTACCAAGCCCAAAAAGACTATAACAAAGCCATTGAGTTGTACCAGCAGGCTTTGACCCTGGCACGGGAACTTCAAAACCGCCAGGGAGAGTGGCTGATGCTCACCAATCTGGGATGGACTTATCATGATCTGGGGGACTATGCCAAGGCGGTAGATTATCACACACAGAGCTTACGGATTGCCAATGAGATGGGCGATCCCAAAGGCAAGCAGCTGGCTCTGTTCAACATGGGATTTGGACACTATTGGCTGAATGACTATGCCCAGGCGATCGATTACTATGAGCAGAGCTTAGCCCTCTCACGAGAGCTTAAAAGACGCCCTGACGAAGCAAACACTTTATTTCAGTTGGGAGAGGTTTACTCTTACATCGGCGACAATAACAAGGCAATTGATTACTACGAGCAGAGTTTAGCCCTCTCCAGAGAAATCGGCGAACGCGCTGGGGAAGGAAATGCTTTGTACACTCTAGGAAATGCTTATAGGAGTCTGGAGAAGTATACCAAGGCCAGAGACTACTACCAACAGGGTTTAGTCATCTCACGGGACATCGGCAATCGCAACGCCGAGGGAAATGCTCTGAGTGGTTTGGGATCGATTTACTCTGACCAAGGAGACTATGCTCAGGCTATAGAGTACTACCAACAAAGTTTAGCTCTCTACAAGGAGATAGGTAATCGCTATAACCAGGGGGTATCTCTCAACAAGTTGGGACGGTCTTACTTGAACTTGGGTGACTCTGCCAAAGCTATAGAGTATTACAAGCAGGCTTTAGCTATCTCCCAGAAAAGTGGCGAACTCTATGGTGAAGGAAATACTTTATCCGAGATCGGAGTGGCTTATTTTAGGTCTGGCAATCTCGTAGAAGCAGAAAACAGTCTCCGCGCTGGAATTGAGGCTTTGGAATCTATAAGGGAAAAATTGGGCAACAAAGACGAGTTTAAAGTGTCGCTTTTTGACATGCAATCTGGTATATACCGTGTTTTGCAAAACGTCCTTATCGCCCAAAATCAACCCGAAGAAGCCTTAGAAATTGCTGAACGCGGGAGAGCCAGAGCTTTTGTGGAGTTACTGGCTAGTAGGTTACAGGTTGAAGGTTCAGCCCAACCTTCTAACTTTCAACCCCCTACCATCGAGCAGATTAAACAAATTGCCAAAACGCAAAACGCCACACTCGTTGAATATTCGATTATTCAGGATCAGGTTAAAACTCAAGGAAAATACGGGGAAAAGCTATTTATTTGGGTAGTCAAACCCACAGGAGAGATTGCCTTCCGCTCGGTTGAGCTCACACCCCTACTGGAAAAACTGAATTATTCATCTTTAAAAGAGCTGGTGGCTAGCAGCCGTGCCTTCATCTGTGGCAATGAGTGTCGCGGTGGTCTTGTCGCGGTACAGACCGCTGAGTCTGCCAAAGGAGAGGGATTGCAGCAACTCCATCAAATCTTAATTGAACCCATTGCCGACCTCCTACCGACTAACGTAGAAGACCACGTCATTTTCATCCCACAAACATCTTTGTTCCTCGTTCCCTTCCCGGCACTCCAAGATGCTTCAGGAAAGTACCTGATTGAAAAACATACTATCCTCACGGCTCCCTCAATTCAGGTATTGGATTTAACGCAACAGCAGCGCCAACAGGTAGAGGCAAGGCATAGCGTGCCTTTACAGAAAAATCAGGCCCTAGTGCTGGGGAATCCTACCATGCCCAGCGTACCGCCCAAAATTGGAGAACCTCCCCAGCCATTGCCGCCGCTACCGGGTGCCGAACAAGAAGCGATCGCAGTGGCTAGTATCCTAAATACACAAGCCATTACGGGTAAGCAAGGAACCAAATCAACTATTGTGGCAAAAATGCCTTCTGCCCGAATCATTCACCTCGCCACCCATGGCATTTTAGATGATATTCGAGGATTGGGAAGTGCGATAGCCTTGGCTCCAGACCCTTCCGCCTCCCCCATCCCAACTGCGTCTGGCAACGCTATCACTAAAGCGCAGACCCCACTGGCGGCATCCGCCCCAACTCCGGTAGGGACAGGGGGGGTTAATGGCCTTCTCTCCGCTGAAGAAATCCTTGATTTAAAATTAAATGCTGAATTAGTCGTCTTGAGTGCCTGCGACACCGGCAGGGGTCGCGTTACCGGGGATGGCGTGATTGGACTGTCTCGCGCCTTAATTAGTGCGGGTGTACCCAGTGTGATTGTATCCCTATGGGCAGTCCCCGATGCCCCTACAGCCTCCTTGATGACTCATTTTTATCAAAATCTGCAAAAATACCCCGACAAAGCCCAAGCCTTACGCCAAGCCATGCTCACAACCCTAAAACAACATCCCCACCCCAAAAATTGGGCGTCATTCACCCTGATCGGAGAAGCCGAATAG